One Phoenix dactylifera cultivar Barhee BC4 chromosome 8, palm_55x_up_171113_PBpolish2nd_filt_p, whole genome shotgun sequence genomic window carries:
- the LOC103713320 gene encoding protein CELLULOSE SYNTHASE INTERACTIVE 1-like isoform X2, with protein MVAAMELPIWDRGGMEDPDGTLSSVAQCIEQLRRSTSTTEEKENCLKQLLDIIETRENALGAVGSHSQAVSMLVSLLRSGSFGVKIQAATVLGTLCKEDELRVKVLLGGCVPPLLVLLKSSSVEGHIAAAKAIYAVSQGDTRDHVGSKIFSTEGVVPVLWEQIESRVKNGSMVDDLLTGALRNLSSSTEGFWSVTIGSGGVDILLNLLATGQSTILANVCHLLACMMMEDASVCSKVLAAEATSQLLKLLGPGNEVSIRAEAANALKALSEQWKEARRKIATSNGIPVLINATIAPSKEYMQGKCAQALQENAMCALANISGGLSYVISSLGESLESCISPVQIADTLGALASALMIYDVNAESTSPSDSSVIENILVKQFNPKFPFLVQERTIEALASLYGNAILSRTLINSDAKRLLVSLITMASNEVQDELIKSLLTLCTQEGTLWHAMQGREGVQLLISLLGLSSEQQQECAVALLCLLSKEIDESKWAITAAGGIPPLVQILETGSFKAKEDSATILGNLCNHSEDIRACVESADAVPALLWLLKNGSENGKGIAATTLNHLIRKSDAGTISQLSALLTSDQPESKIYVLDALRSLLSVAPLRDILHEGSAANDAIETMIRILISTKEETQAKSASALAGLLHCRRDLRESYIAVKALCTVMKLLNVGSEKILVEALCCLAAIFLSIKHNKEVAAVARDALAPLVLLAKSSILGVAEQATHALSNLLLDNEISLHAFPEEIIFPVTQVLRDGSIDGKTHAAAAIARLLHCHSIDHGVSDLVNRAGTVLALVAFLESSNIGAAATSEVLDALALLSRSKGEDGHVKPPWAILAEYPHTIIPLVSCVAEGTSSFQDKAIEILSRLCRDQPIILGNVISNTSGCISSIARRVTGSNCAKVKVGGMALLICAAKEHCKIMVEALNASNLWTELIHSLVGMISSTNSSSDHGDDECSLDISIRRHPKERHKDGEAECSTAVIVRNIIGIWLLSVLACHDNKSKVAIIEAGAVEILTNKISQYTFLDMQNDSTEDSNIWACALLLAVLFEERDAMPSNAIVHSLPVLANLLRSEQLANRYFAAQALANLVCNGNRGTLLAVANSGAAGGLISLLGCAEIDISDLLELSEEFYLVRHPEQVTLEKLFKVEDIRVGATARKAIPPLVDMLKPIPDRPGAPFLALGLLTQLAVDCPSNKLVMVEAGALEALTKYLSLGPQDATEEATTDLLGILFSSAEILRHESAFGALNQLVAVLRLGGRNSRYSAVKALENLFMSEHIRNAESARQAIQPLVEILNTGLEREQHAAIAALVRVLCDNPLRALAVADVEMNAVDVLCRILSSNCSVELKGNAAELCCVLFGNTRIRSTMAAARCVEPLVSLLVADSSTAQHSAVRALDKLLDDDQLAELVAAHGAVVPLVGLLFGRTYALHEAISRALLKLGKDRPACKLEMVKAGVIESILNILNEAPDFLCVAFADLLRILSNNASIAKSPSTAKVVEPLFFLISKPEFGPDGQYSALQVLVNILEHHQCRTDCNLTPEQAIEPLIALLDSSIQSVQQLAVELLSHLLVEEHFQKDPVIQQAVGPLIRILGSGVHMLQQRAIKALSNIALIWPNAIAKEGGMYELSKLILRADPPLPHAMWEAAASIISSILQYSSEFYLEVPVAVLVQLLRSGTETTIMGALNTLLVLESDDSTSAEAMAESGAIEALLELLRSHQCEETAARLVEVLLNNVKIRETKAARAAIGPLSLYLLDPQTQSLQGRLLVALALGDLFQNEGLARTTDAVSACQALVNLLEDQVTEEMKVVAICALQNLVMYSRSNKRAIAEAGGVQVVLDLINSSDPDTSVQVAMLIKLLFSNHTIQEYASSETVRAITAAIEKEICASGSVNEEYLKALNALLSNFPRLRTTEPPTFCIPHLVTSLKTGSEATQEAALDSLFLLRQAWSVCPAEVFKAQSVAASEAIPLLQFLIQSGPPRFQEKAELLLQCLPGTLTVVIKRGNNLRQSVGNPSAYCKLTLGNFPPRQTKVVSSGPSPEWDEAFAWALDSPPKGQKLHISCKNKSKFGKSSFGKVTIQIDRVVMLGSVSGEYTLLPESKNGASRNLEIEFQWSNN; from the exons ATGGTGGCGGCCATGGAGCTGCCGATATG GGACCGCGGTGGTATGGAGGATCCAGATGGGACACTATCAAGTGTTGCCCAATGTATTGAACAATTGCGTCGGAGTACTTCAACAActgaagagaaagaaaactGTCTGAAACAGTTGTTAGACATTATTGAAACTCGAGAAAATGCTTTGGGAGCTGTTGGATCTCATTCCCAAGCAGTTTCAATGCTTGTTTCTCTTCTCAGGTCAGGGTCATTTGGAGTGAAGATACAGGCTGCCACTGTGTTAGGCACTCTGTGTAAGGAAGATGAGCTAAGGGTAAAAGTACTTCTTGGTGGTTGTGTCCCTCCGCTGCTTGTCCTCCTTAAGTCCAGCTCAGTGGAAGGCCATATTGCAGCTGCAAAAGCCATTTATGCTGTTTCTCAAGGTGACACAAGGGATCATGTTGGTTCAAAAATTTTCTCAACAGAAGGAGTTGTTCCAGTTCTATGGGAGCAGATagaaagcagggtcaagaatGGAAGCATGGTGGATGATCTGCTTACTGGAGCATTAAGAAATTTATCCAGTAGTACGGAGGGGTTTTGGTCCGTGACAATAGGATCTGGGGGAGTTGATATACTTCTAAATTTGCTTGCAACCGGACAATCGACTATCTTAGCAAACGTTTGCCATCTTCTAGCATGTATGATGATGGAAGATGCATCTGTCTGTTCTAAGGTTTTGGCTGCAGAAGCTACCAGCCAACTCCTCAAGTTACTGGGACCTGGTAATGAAGTTTCCATCAGAGCGGAAGCTGCAAATGCTTTGAAGGCTCTATCTGAGCAGTGGAAGGAAGCCAGACGTAAGATAGCTACTTCTAATGGGATCCCTGTTTTAATAAATGCTACTATAGCTCCATCAAAAGAGTATATGCAGGGGAAGTGTGCCCAGGCATTGCAGGAAAATGCAATGTGTGCCTTGGCAAATATCTCGGGTGGATTGTCCTATGTTATTTCTAGCCTTGGTGAAAGTCTCGAGTCATGCATCTCACCTGTGCAAATTGCTGACACTCTGGGCGCTTTAGCTTCAGCCCTTATGATATATGATGTGAATGCTGAATCTACTAGTCCATCAGACTCTTCGGTTATTGAGAATATTTTGGTGAAGCAGTTTAACCCGAAGTTTCCATTTCTTGTACAGGAGCGTACGATAGAAGCACTGGCTAGCTTGTATGGGAATGCAATTCTCTCAAGGACACTAATCAATTCTGATGCAAAACGCTTGCTTGTTAGTTTGATCACCATGGCAAGCAATGAGGTGCAAGATGAGCTTATAAAATCTCTACTTACACTTTGCACTCAAGAAGGCACTCTATGGCATGCAATGCAAGGCCGTGAGGGGGTTCAACTGTTGATTTCTCTTCTTGGCCTATCATCTGAGCAACAGCAGGAATGTGCAGTTGCTTTGCTTTGTCTATTATCTAAAGAAATTGATGAAAGCAAATGGGCCATAACTGCTGCTGGAGGTATACCTCCTTTAGTACAAATTCTTGAAACAGGATCttttaaagcaaaagaagattcTGCAACTATCCTTGGAAACCTCTGTAACCACAGCGAAGACATACGAGCATGTGTTGAAAGTGCTGATGCTGTTCCTGCTTTATTATGGCTGCTGAAAAATGGAAGTGAGAATGGGAAGGGGATTGCAGCAACAACATTAAACCATCTCATCCGCAAGTCTGATGCAGGAACTATAAGCCAGCTCTCTGCCTTATTAACCAGTGATCAGCCTGAGTCTAAAATTTATGTTCTGGATGCATTGAGAAGTTTGCTTTCTGTTGCACCCCTCAGGGATATATTGCATGAAGGAAGTGCTGCAAATGATGCCATCGAGACAATGATAAGGATCCTTATCTCCACAAAGGAAGAAACTCAAGCTAAATCAGCATCTGCTCTTGCAGGACTCCTTCACTGCCGCAGAGACTTGAGAGAAAGTTATATTGCCGTGAAGGCTCTTTGCACAGTAATGAAGCTGCTTAATGTGGGCTCTGAAAAAATTTTAGTCGAGGCTTTATGCTGCCTTGCAGCTATTTTTCTATCAATTAAACATAACAAGGAAGTTGCTGCTGTTGCAAGAGATGCATTGGCTCCGCTGGTTCTGCTTGCTAAGTCATCAATCCTGGGAGTGGCAGAACAGGCAACACATGCTTTGTCCAATCTTCTTCTGGATAATGAAATATCACTTCATGCATTTCCAGAAGAAATTATTTTTCCTGTCACCCAAGTCTTGCGTGATGGCTCTATTGATGGAAAAACACATGCTGCGGCTGCAATTGCTCGTCTTCTTCATTGTCACTCCATTGATCATGGGGTATCCGATCTTGTGAATCGTGCAGGAACAGTTCTTGCACTTGTTGCTTTTCTCGAATCTTCTAATATTGGAGCTGCTGCAACATCAGAAGTTCTTGATGCGCTAGCTTTGTTGTCAAGGTCAAAAGGAGAAGATGGACATGTAAAACCTCCATGGGCGATCCTTGCTGAATATCCTCACACAATAATTCCTTTAGTTTCATGTGTAGCTGAAGGGACATCTTCATTTCAAGATAAAGCTATAGAAATACTGTCAAGACTCTGCCGTGATCAGCCTATCATATTGGGTAATGTGATATCTAACACCTCTGGATGCATTTCATCAATTGCAAGACGAGTTACTGGATCCAATTGTGCAAAAGTCAAAGTTGGGGGAATGGCCCTTCTTATATGTGCTGCAAAAGAGCATTGCAAAATAATGGTGGAAGCATTAAATGCGTCAAACTTATGGACTGAGCTTATTCATTCTCTTGTTGGAATGATCAGTTCTACAAATTCATCTTCTGACCACGGGGATGATGAATGCAGTCTAGATATAAGCATTCGTAGGCATCCTAAGGAGCGACATAAAGATGGTGAAGCTGAATGTAGCACAGCTGTGATTGTACGTAACATTATAGGCATCTGGCTGCTTTCGGTTCTTGCCTGTCATGATAACAAAAGTAAAGTTGCTATCATCGAGGCTGGGGCAGTTGAAATTCTCACCAATAAGATCTCTCAATACACATTTCTAGATATGCAG AATGATTCAACAGAAGATAGCAATATATGGGCTTGCGCCCTACTGCTTGCGGTATTATTCGAAGAAAGAGATGCCATGCCATCAAATGCAATAGTGCACTCTCTTCCAGTGCTTGCAAATTTGTTGAGATCAGAGCAATTAGCAAACAGGTATTTTGCTGCACAAGCACTGGCCAATCTGGTCTGCAATGGTAACAGAGGGACTCTTCTGGCTGTTGCCAATTCTGGGGCTGCTGGTGGGCTTATATCTTTGCTTGGCTGTGCTGAAATTGATATATCTGATCTTCTGGAATTGTCAGAGGAGTTCTATTTGGTACGCCACCCAGAGCAAGTCACACTGGAGAAATTGTTTAAAGTTGAAGACATCAGGGTTGGTGCAACTGCTCGGAAAGCCATTCCTCCACTGGTTGACATGCTCAAACCAATTCCAGATCGGCCAGGTGCACCTTTTCTGGCTTTGGGTCTTCTAACTCAGTTAGCAGTAGATTGTCCCTCAAACAAGCTGGTGATGGTAGAAGCTGGGGCTCTAGAGGCACTTACTAAGTATCTTTCACTTGGTCCACAAGATGCAACAGAAGAAGCAACAACAGATCTATTGGGTATTCTATTCAGCAGTGCTGAAATTCTGCGGCATGAGTCTGCATTTGGTGCATTAAATCAACTTGTGGCTGTCCTACGTCTTGGTGGAAGAAATTCCAGGTACAGTGCAGTTAAAGCATTAGAGAACTTGTTTATGTCCGAACATATCAGAAATGCGGAATCAGCTCGGCAAGCAATTCAACCCCTAGTGGAAATTCTAAACACTGGTTTGGAGAGGGAGCAACATGCTGCGATTGCTGCACTTGTGAGAGTCTTATGTGATAATCCATTGAGAGCCCTTGCTGTTGCAGATGTTGAAATGAATGCAGTTGATGTTCTTTGTCGGATTCTATCCTCGAACTGTTCAGTAGAGTTGAAGGGAAATGCTGCGGAGCTATGTTGTGTCCTATTTGGAAATACAAGAATTCGGTCCACGATGGCTGCGGCACGCTGTGTGGAGCCTCTGGTGTCTCTACTAGTAGCTGACTCTAGCACGGCTCAACATTCAGCAGTTCGTGCATTGGACAAGCTATTGGATGATGATCAATTGGCAGAATTGGTTGCTGCACATGGTGCTGTTGTTCCTCTTGTTGGTCTTCTGTTTGGTAGAACTTATGCACTTCATGAAGCAATATCTAGAGCTTTGCTGAAGTTAGGAAAAGACAGGCCAGCTTGTAAATTGGAAATGGTGAAAGCTGGAGTGATTGAAAGCATTCTCAATATCCTTAATGAAGCTCCTGATTTTCTATGTGTGGCATTTGCAGATTTACTTCGGATTCTAAGCAATAATGCTAGCATTGCAAAGAGCCCATCTACAGCCAAAGTTGTggagcctcttttctttctGATATCTAAGCCAGAGTTTGGTCCTGATGGACAATACAGTGCATTGCAGGTTCTTGTTAATATTTTGGAGCATCACCAATGTCGAACTGATTGTAACCTGACACCGGAACAGGCTATAGAACCCCTTATTGCTTTACTGGATTCATCAATTCAATCAGTGCAACAATTGGCTGTTGAACTCTTATCCCATCTGCTTGTGGAAGAACACTTTCAGAAGGATCCAGTAATACAGCAAGCAGTTGGTCCCCTTATTCGAATTCTTGGGTCAGGTGTGCACATGTTACAGCAAAGAGCTATAAAAGCTCTTTCTAATATTGCGTTAATTTGGCCAAATGCAATTGCAAAGGAGGGTGGTATGTATGAGTTGTCCAAACTGATATTACGAGCTGATCCTCCATTGCCTCATGCTATGTGGGAAGCTGCTGCTTCTATAATATCCAGCATTCTACAGTATAGTTCTGAATTTTACCTGGAAGTGCCTGTTGCTGTGTTAGTACAGTTACTTCGCTCTGGAACAGAAACTACAATTATGGGTGCACTAAATACCCTGCTTGTGTTAGAAAGTGATGATTCAACCAGTGCAGAAGCAATGGCTGAAAGTGGTGCTATAGAGGCACTTTTGGAACTTCTCAGGAGTCATCAGTGTGAGGAAACTGCTGCAAGGCTAGTAGAGGTGCTACTGAACAATGTAAAGATCAGAGAGACAAAAGCAGCTAGAGCTGCCATTGGACCATTATCCCTGTATCTTCTAGATCCACAAACACAATCCCTGCAAGGGAGGTTACTGGTAGCTCTTGCTCTTGGCGATCTTTTCCAAAATGAGGGTCTTGCACGAACAACAGATGCTGTGTCAGCATGTCAAGCACTGGTAAATCTTCTTGAAGATCAAGTAACAGAAGAAATGAAAGTTGTGGCTATTTGTGCCCTGCAAAACCTTGTAATGTACAGTCGATCAAATAAAAGAGCGATTGCAGAAGCTGGTGGTGTTCAGGTTGTGTTAGACCTCATTAATTCTAGTGATCCAGATACATCTGTTCAAGTAGCAATGCTTATCAAGCTTCTCTTCTCTAATCACACTATCCAAGAATATGCTTCCTCTGAGACAGTCAGAGCTATAACTG CTGCCATCGAAAAAGAGATCTGTGCTAGTGGCAGTGTTAATGAGGAATATTTGAAAGCATTGAATGCACTGCTTAGTAACTTCCCTCGCTTGAGAACTACTGAACCGCCTACATTTTGTATTCCTCATCTCGTTACCTCCCTGAAGACTGGCTCAGAAGCAACTCAAGAGGCAGCCTTGGATTCCCTTTTTCTTCTAAGGCAAGCTTGGTCAGTTTGTCCAGCTGAAGTTTTCAAAGCTCAATCTGTTGCTGCATCGGAGGCTATTCCTCTACTACAATTCTTGATCCAGTCTGGCCCACCTCGGTTTCAAGAGAAAGCTGAACTCCTGTTGCAGTGTTTGCCAGGAACCCTGACGGTAGTTATAAAACGTGGTAACAATTTGAGGCAATCAGTGGGAAATCCTAGTGCTTACTGCAAACTAACTCTTGGCAATTTTCCGCCTAGACAGACCAAG GTTGTGTCTAGTGGTCCTTCACCTGAATGGGATGAAGCTTTTGCCTGGGCACTCGATAGCCCTCCCAAAGGACAGAAACTTCACATATCTTGCAAGAATAAAAGCAAATTTGGAAAG AGTTCATTTGGGAAAGTGACCATTCAGATTGACCGAGTGGTTATGTTGGGATCGGTTTCTGGAGAGTACACATTGCTGCCTGAAAGCAAAAATGGAGCTTCTCGAAATCTGGAAATTGAATTCCAGTGGTCAAACAATTGA